Proteins encoded by one window of Cyanobium sp. NS01:
- the gatA gene encoding Asp-tRNA(Asn)/Glu-tRNA(Gln) amidotransferase subunit GatA: MGIAEWRGQLERGEVSARELTDRHLARIDAVDGTVKAFLAVTAERARADADRVDAARAAGEPLPPLAGIPLAIKDNLCTAGIATTCSSRMLEGFVPPYESTVTERLWQAGAVLVGKTNLDEFAMGSSTETSAFGPSHNPWNPETVPGGSSGGSAAAVAAGECLGALGSDTGGSIRQPASFCGVVGLKPTYGRVSRYGLVAFASSLDQVGPFSRSVADAAELLQVIAGPDPRDSTCLRLPVPDYRAALQQPVAGLRVGIVRECLEAEGLAPEVKASVLEAAATLERQGCELVEVSCPRFNDGIATYYVIAPSEASANLARYDGVKYGYRAEGAANLAEMTARSRAEGFGDEVQRRILIGTYALSAGYVDAYYKKAQQVRTLIRRDFDRAFEAVDVLLTPTSPTTAFGFGAHTDDPLAMYLADLLTIPANMAGLPAISLPCGFDERGLPIGVQLITNVLEEGLLLQVAHHYELAARVMERRPEAALAV, encoded by the coding sequence ATGGGTATCGCCGAATGGCGTGGGCAGCTGGAGCGGGGCGAGGTGTCGGCCCGGGAGCTCACGGACCGCCACCTGGCCCGGATCGACGCGGTGGACGGCACCGTGAAGGCCTTCCTCGCCGTGACGGCTGAACGGGCCCGGGCCGATGCCGACCGCGTCGATGCCGCCCGGGCCGCGGGCGAGCCGCTGCCGCCCCTGGCCGGGATTCCGCTGGCGATCAAGGACAACCTCTGCACCGCCGGCATCGCCACCACCTGCTCCAGCCGCATGCTGGAGGGCTTCGTGCCGCCCTACGAGTCCACCGTGACCGAACGGCTCTGGCAGGCCGGCGCGGTGCTGGTCGGCAAGACCAATCTCGATGAGTTCGCCATGGGCAGCTCCACCGAGACCTCCGCCTTCGGGCCCAGCCACAACCCCTGGAACCCCGAGACGGTTCCTGGTGGCAGTTCGGGTGGCAGCGCCGCCGCCGTGGCCGCCGGCGAGTGCCTCGGTGCCCTCGGCTCCGACACGGGCGGTTCGATCCGTCAGCCCGCCTCCTTCTGCGGCGTGGTGGGGTTGAAGCCCACCTACGGCCGCGTCAGCCGCTACGGGCTGGTGGCCTTCGCCAGCTCCCTGGATCAGGTGGGCCCCTTCAGCCGCAGCGTTGCCGATGCGGCGGAACTGCTGCAGGTGATCGCCGGCCCCGATCCCCGCGACTCCACCTGCCTGCGCCTGCCGGTGCCCGACTACCGCGCCGCGCTGCAGCAGCCGGTGGCGGGGCTGCGGGTGGGCATCGTGCGCGAGTGCCTGGAGGCCGAGGGCCTGGCCCCCGAGGTGAAGGCGTCGGTGCTGGAGGCCGCCGCCACCCTGGAGCGGCAGGGCTGCGAGCTGGTGGAGGTGAGCTGCCCCCGCTTCAACGACGGCATCGCCACCTACTACGTGATTGCCCCGTCGGAGGCCTCGGCCAACCTGGCCCGCTACGACGGCGTCAAGTATGGCTATCGGGCCGAAGGGGCCGCCAACCTGGCCGAGATGACCGCCCGCAGCCGCGCCGAGGGCTTCGGCGATGAAGTGCAGCGCCGCATCCTGATCGGCACCTACGCCCTCTCGGCCGGCTATGTGGATGCCTACTACAAGAAGGCCCAGCAGGTGCGCACCCTGATCCGGCGCGACTTCGACCGGGCCTTCGAGGCGGTGGATGTGCTGCTCACCCCCACCTCCCCCACCACCGCCTTCGGCTTCGGCGCCCACACCGACGACCCCCTGGCCATGTACCTGGCCGACCTGCTCACGATCCCGGCCAACATGGCCGGCCTGCCGGCGATCAGCCTGCCCTGCGGCTTTGACGAGCGCGGCCTGCCGATCGGCGTGCAGCTGATCACCAATGTGCTGGAGGAGGGTCTGCTGCTGCAGGTGGCGCACCACTACGAGCTGGCCGCCAGGGTCATGGAGCGCCGTCCCGAGGCGGCCCTGGCCGTCTGA
- a CDS encoding DUF1816 domain-containing protein produces MNLLLWPLRSCANGLGLAWWGRVRTQSPEVTYWFGPFLRRSSLEARLPAFVADLQAEAPGSLDVQLLRLRRGEPLTEVG; encoded by the coding sequence ATGAACCTGCTGCTCTGGCCTTTGCGCAGCTGCGCCAACGGTCTGGGTCTGGCCTGGTGGGGAAGGGTTCGTACCCAGTCTCCCGAGGTCACGTACTGGTTCGGCCCCTTTCTGCGGCGCAGCAGCCTCGAGGCCCGGCTGCCGGCCTTTGTGGCCGACCTGCAGGCCGAAGCGCCCGGTTCCCTGGACGTGCAGCTGCTGCGCCTCCGCCGCGGCGAGCCGCTCACTGAGGTTGGCTGA
- the rlmB gene encoding 23S rRNA (guanosine(2251)-2'-O)-methyltransferase RlmB, protein MSPRFDRRPDKRTGSGGRGAARPGRDGGRLYGRDRERSKGGSREGPREGSRPGRDDAAEGRSRAADSGWERARPAAARRLGGPRSQGERSSFSRRSPDRPGSAGRSSWNREGPPRDGAAAGGSRDWSRPPARRESSSRGPARSYSGPRRPGSSERPARVVAVDADQARPLPEAERHGEDRTPDDLIWGRHPAQAALEGGRPVHRIWCTPELRFSPRFLQLLREAKASGVLVEEVTWARLGQLTGGAVHQGIVLQVAAAETLDLTSLIEGCRTVGEPPLLMALDGITDPHNLGAIARSAEALGAHGMVLPQRRSAGLTGSVAKVAAGALEHLPVARVVNLNRALETLKEEGYRVVGLASEGTVSLEQADLEGPLVIVTGSESDGLAMLTRKHCDQLVSIPLRGATPSLNASVATAMLLYEVARRGWMQGLKGGQPAPRLRRPQLPVPQPLAEAQPSALDATPAEEQALEWVAPEATEPQELSAALPEALSEVSSVLESEGLIQADSVEQPEVLSEPSSGPQPMAEPSSEPPERPVPELPQATPELVQADASPRSDPAFGSDITL, encoded by the coding sequence ATGAGCCCTCGATTTGATCGCCGTCCGGACAAGCGGACGGGCAGTGGGGGCCGAGGGGCCGCGCGCCCGGGCCGGGATGGAGGGCGTCTGTATGGCCGCGACCGGGAGCGCTCCAAGGGGGGCTCCAGAGAGGGGCCCCGCGAGGGCAGTCGCCCTGGCCGGGACGACGCGGCGGAAGGTCGCAGCCGAGCAGCCGACTCGGGCTGGGAGCGCGCCCGTCCTGCGGCCGCCCGCCGGCTCGGAGGCCCCCGCAGCCAGGGGGAGCGCAGCTCCTTCTCGCGCCGCAGTCCGGATCGCCCTGGCAGCGCGGGCCGTTCCAGCTGGAACCGGGAGGGGCCGCCCCGAGACGGCGCCGCCGCCGGCGGCAGCCGCGACTGGAGCCGCCCGCCCGCCCGCCGTGAGAGCAGCAGCCGTGGTCCGGCCCGCAGCTATAGCGGCCCACGTCGCCCCGGAAGCTCCGAACGCCCCGCCCGGGTGGTGGCGGTGGACGCCGACCAGGCCCGTCCCCTGCCGGAGGCCGAGCGCCATGGCGAGGACAGGACCCCAGATGACCTGATCTGGGGCCGCCATCCAGCCCAGGCGGCCCTGGAGGGCGGTCGGCCGGTGCACCGCATCTGGTGCACGCCGGAGCTGCGCTTCAGCCCACGCTTTCTGCAGTTGCTGCGGGAGGCCAAGGCCTCGGGTGTGCTGGTGGAGGAGGTCACCTGGGCCCGGCTCGGCCAGCTCACCGGCGGCGCCGTGCACCAGGGCATCGTGCTGCAGGTCGCTGCCGCCGAAACCCTCGACCTCACCTCCCTGATCGAGGGCTGCCGCACGGTGGGCGAGCCGCCCTTGCTGATGGCCCTCGATGGCATCACCGACCCCCACAATCTCGGCGCCATCGCCCGCAGCGCCGAGGCCCTGGGAGCCCACGGCATGGTGCTGCCCCAACGCCGCAGTGCCGGCCTGACCGGCTCGGTGGCCAAGGTGGCCGCCGGCGCCCTGGAGCACCTGCCGGTAGCCCGGGTGGTGAACCTCAACCGGGCCCTCGAGACCCTGAAGGAGGAGGGCTACCGCGTGGTGGGCCTGGCGTCCGAGGGCACGGTGAGCCTGGAGCAGGCCGACCTGGAGGGTCCGCTGGTGATCGTCACCGGTTCCGAATCCGACGGCCTGGCGATGCTCACCCGCAAGCATTGCGACCAGCTGGTGAGCATCCCGCTGCGGGGCGCCACCCCCAGCCTCAACGCCTCGGTGGCCACGGCGATGTTGCTGTACGAGGTGGCCCGCCGCGGCTGGATGCAGGGCCTCAAGGGGGGCCAACCCGCGCCCCGGCTGCGTCGGCCCCAGCTGCCGGTGCCCCAGCCGCTCGCCGAGGCCCAGCCCTCTGCTCTCGATGCGACTCCTGCTGAGGAACAGGCCCTGGAGTGGGTTGCGCCTGAGGCGACCGAACCGCAGGAGCTCTCGGCAGCCTTGCCAGAGGCTCTCTCAGAGGTGTCGTCGGTGCTCGAGTCAGAAGGGCTGATCCAGGCCGATTCCGTGGAGCAGCCCGAAGTCCTGTCTGAGCCCAGCTCTGGGCCCCAGCCCATGGCTGAGCCCAGCTCCGAGCCCCCTGAGCGGCCCGTTCCGGAGTTGCCCCAAGCCACTCCCGAGCTGGTGCAGGCGGACGCTTCCCCCCGCTCCGATCCGGCCTTCGGCTCCGACATCACCCTCTGA
- a CDS encoding ribonuclease III domain-containing protein, protein MADLQARPPDSDLGPLQLAWLGDAVWELHQRLERCRTPGRARDLHRQVVDEVRAEAQARLLAKLEPRLTPAEADLVRRARNRAGRGPRGSDPATYARATGFEALLGWLFLHDPARLVVLLDHLQHHNP, encoded by the coding sequence TTGGCGGATCTGCAGGCCCGCCCCCCTGACTCAGACCTGGGCCCGCTGCAGCTGGCCTGGCTCGGCGATGCCGTGTGGGAACTGCACCAGCGGCTGGAGCGCTGCCGCACGCCGGGCCGGGCCAGGGATCTGCATCGGCAGGTGGTGGACGAGGTGCGCGCTGAAGCCCAGGCACGGCTGCTGGCCAAGCTGGAGCCTCGGCTGACGCCGGCGGAAGCGGATCTGGTGCGCCGGGCCCGCAACCGCGCCGGCCGCGGACCGCGCGGCAGCGACCCAGCCACCTATGCCAGGGCCACGGGTTTTGAGGCCTTGCTGGGCTGGCTGTTCCTGCACGATCCGGCCCGGCTGGTCGTGCTGCTAGATCACTTGCAGCACCACAACCCCTGA
- a CDS encoding STAS domain-containing protein, protein MSLRGGFEQQARCQLFRFTGQLDAYSDKQFGTFIAEHRSPGQPLVVDLSSIDFIDSSGLGALVQLAKQCNTDKQQFLVVGNARVVQTVKLVRLEEFLHLQPDLPTALERLAP, encoded by the coding sequence GTGTCTCTTCGCGGCGGCTTTGAGCAGCAGGCCCGCTGTCAGTTGTTCCGTTTCACGGGCCAGCTGGATGCCTATTCCGACAAGCAATTCGGCACGTTCATCGCCGAGCACCGCAGCCCGGGCCAGCCCCTGGTGGTTGATCTGAGCAGCATCGACTTCATCGATTCCTCAGGACTCGGCGCCCTGGTGCAGCTCGCCAAACAGTGCAACACCGACAAGCAGCAGTTCCTGGTGGTGGGCAATGCACGGGTGGTGCAGACCGTGAAGCTGGTGCGCCTCGAGGAGTTCCTGCACCTGCAGCCCGACCTGCCCACAGCCCTTGAGCGCCTCGCCCCCTGA
- the carA gene encoding glutamine-hydrolyzing carbamoyl-phosphate synthase small subunit — protein MTASPRAALLVLADGTLLRGEAFGAVGTAIGEVVFNTGMTGYQEVMTDPSYSGQLVTFTYPELGNTGVNAADQEAPRPHVRGVIARQLAPVASNWRAEASLDSWLQQHGVVGIRGVDTRALVRHLREGGAINGAISSDGRSAQELLAKITAAPSMEGLDLASRVSTPEPYTWTSTCQAGFDERLQPSPDQRYRVVAIDFGIKRAILDRLVAHGCDVTVLPSSSTLEQVLAHRPEGVFLSNGPGDPAAVTTGVELVTGLLKQADLPLFGICMGHQILALALGGRSFKLGYGHRGLNHPCGSPGQVEITSQNHGFAIAADSLPPERVSITHLNLNDGTLAALALRDQPVFGIQYHPEASPGPHDADHHFGRFAGLMAERRA, from the coding sequence ATGACCGCTTCCCCGCGCGCGGCCCTGCTGGTGCTCGCCGACGGCACCCTGTTGCGCGGTGAGGCCTTCGGCGCCGTGGGCACGGCCATCGGCGAGGTGGTGTTCAACACCGGCATGACCGGTTACCAGGAGGTGATGACCGATCCGAGCTACTCCGGCCAGCTCGTGACCTTCACCTACCCCGAACTGGGCAACACCGGCGTCAACGCCGCCGATCAGGAAGCCCCCCGGCCCCATGTGCGCGGCGTGATCGCCCGCCAGCTGGCGCCCGTGGCCAGCAACTGGCGGGCCGAGGCCAGCCTCGACTCCTGGCTGCAGCAGCACGGCGTGGTGGGCATCCGTGGCGTTGACACCCGGGCCCTGGTGCGCCATCTGCGCGAAGGCGGAGCGATCAATGGGGCGATCAGCAGCGATGGCCGCTCTGCCCAGGAACTGCTGGCCAAGATCACGGCGGCACCGTCGATGGAGGGGCTGGATCTGGCCTCCAGGGTCAGCACCCCTGAGCCCTACACCTGGACCTCCACCTGCCAGGCCGGCTTCGACGAGCGGCTCCAGCCCAGCCCCGACCAGCGCTACCGGGTGGTGGCGATCGATTTCGGCATCAAGCGCGCCATCCTCGATCGCCTCGTGGCCCACGGCTGCGACGTCACCGTGCTGCCCTCCAGCTCCACCCTGGAGCAGGTGCTGGCCCACCGCCCCGAGGGGGTGTTCCTCTCCAATGGCCCCGGCGACCCCGCGGCCGTCACCACGGGCGTGGAGCTGGTGACGGGCCTCCTGAAGCAGGCCGATCTGCCCCTGTTCGGCATCTGCATGGGCCACCAGATCCTGGCCCTGGCGCTGGGGGGACGCAGCTTCAAGCTCGGCTACGGGCACCGGGGCCTCAACCATCCCTGCGGCAGTCCGGGCCAGGTGGAGATCACCAGCCAGAACCACGGTTTTGCCATCGCGGCCGACTCCCTGCCGCCGGAGCGGGTGTCGATCACCCACCTCAACCTCAACGACGGCACCCTGGCCGCTCTGGCCCTGCGCGACCAGCCGGTGTTCGGCATCCAGTACCACCCGGAGGCCAGCCCGGGCCCTCACGACGCCGACCATCACTTCGGCCGCTTCGCCGGCCTGATGGCCGAGCGCCGGGCCTGA
- the trpD gene encoding anthranilate phosphoribosyltransferase gives MAATPPPASPSSGSAASGSPAAWSALLEQLLAGEALSAQQATALMRGWLDEQIPAVLTGALLAALRAKGVEAEELAAMAEVLLEACALQLPRPALALVDTCGTGGDGADSFNISTAVAFVAAACGAAVAKHGNRSASGRVGSADVLEALGIHLQAPQEQVLAALPRAGLTFLFAPGWHPALVGLAPLRRSLGVRTVFNLLGPLVNPLRPQAQVLGVARADLLDPMAGALARLGLRRAVVVHGAGGLDEASLAGVNDLRLVEDGQVRHEWLDPEALGMASAPITALAGGDLATNRAILEAVLQGRGSQPQRDVVVLNAALVLWAAGLSETPAAGCEPARRALADGAAWRSLEALQEALAPG, from the coding sequence ATGGCCGCCACTCCCCCTCCTGCCAGTCCGTCTTCCGGTTCCGCTGCGTCGGGCAGCCCGGCCGCCTGGAGCGCTTTGCTGGAGCAGCTGCTGGCCGGCGAGGCCCTGTCGGCGCAGCAGGCCACGGCCCTGATGCGCGGCTGGCTGGATGAGCAGATACCAGCGGTGCTCACCGGCGCCCTGCTGGCCGCCCTGCGGGCCAAGGGGGTGGAGGCGGAGGAACTGGCGGCGATGGCTGAGGTGCTGCTGGAGGCCTGCGCCCTGCAGCTGCCGCGGCCGGCCCTGGCGCTGGTGGACACCTGCGGCACCGGTGGCGACGGCGCCGACAGCTTCAACATCTCCACCGCGGTGGCCTTCGTGGCCGCCGCCTGCGGTGCGGCCGTGGCCAAGCACGGCAACCGCAGCGCCAGTGGTCGGGTCGGCTCGGCGGACGTGCTGGAGGCCCTGGGCATCCACCTGCAGGCGCCGCAGGAGCAGGTGCTGGCCGCCCTGCCCCGGGCCGGACTCACCTTTCTGTTTGCCCCCGGCTGGCACCCCGCCCTGGTGGGTCTGGCCCCCCTGCGCCGCAGCCTGGGGGTGCGCACCGTGTTCAACCTGCTGGGGCCCCTGGTGAATCCGCTGCGGCCGCAGGCCCAGGTGCTGGGGGTGGCCCGCGCCGACCTGCTCGACCCGATGGCCGGCGCCCTGGCCCGCCTCGGCCTGCGCCGGGCCGTGGTGGTGCATGGGGCCGGCGGGCTCGATGAGGCCTCCCTGGCCGGGGTGAATGACCTGCGGCTGGTGGAAGACGGCCAGGTGCGCCATGAGTGGCTCGACCCGGAAGCGCTCGGCATGGCCAGCGCCCCGATCACGGCGCTGGCGGGTGGCGATCTGGCCACCAACCGGGCCATTCTCGAAGCGGTGCTGCAGGGCCGGGGCAGCCAGCCCCAGCGCGATGTGGTGGTTCTCAATGCCGCCCTGGTGCTGTGGGCGGCCGGCCTGAGCGAGACCCCGGCAGCGGGCTGTGAACCGGCCCGGCGGGCGCTGGCCGACGGCGCCGCCTGGCGCAGCCTCGAGGCCCTGCAGGAGGCCCTGGCACCGGGCTGA
- a CDS encoding DUF3288 family protein, with translation MPQPSPGGAAAADAPQPQSHPLHALDRVVVDRLLAAAEPTDADLVDAARLLMRYEGFPGAQDIQDDLAKVLRFWTLSRAALHERTRAIWAADFRPSPSGGEAVGSGFDTSAQES, from the coding sequence ATGCCCCAGCCCTCTCCCGGTGGCGCTGCCGCTGCCGATGCGCCCCAGCCCCAGAGCCATCCCCTCCATGCCCTCGATCGGGTGGTGGTGGATCGGCTGCTGGCGGCCGCCGAACCAACCGATGCGGATCTGGTGGATGCGGCCCGGTTGCTGATGCGTTACGAAGGGTTTCCGGGTGCCCAGGACATCCAGGACGACCTGGCCAAGGTGCTGCGCTTCTGGACGCTCAGCCGTGCCGCCCTGCACGAGCGCACCCGCGCCATCTGGGCCGCCGACTTCCGGCCATCGCCCAGCGGCGGCGAGGCCGTGGGATCGGGCTTTGACACCTCCGCCCAAGAGAGCTGA
- a CDS encoding ABC transporter ATP-binding protein gives MGGFRLDLIRRYLRPHRRTVLIGAAALVVVNLLSVSIPLLVRGVIDDLQDGFALRDVYLQAALIMALATAMGAVRLYSRVLVFGVGRQVEADLKQQIFDHLLLQEPGWVQSTGSGEVISRATSDVENVRRLLGFAVLSLTNTALAYALTLPAMLSIDPWLSLAAVGLYPLMLITVRLFGGRMMRQQRRQQEALAGLSDLIQEDLSGISAIKIYGQEATEQEAFAWRNRLYRDAALGLARTRSTLFPLLEGISSISLLLLLALGSGQLESGRLSIGNLVALILFVERLVFPTALLGFTLNTFQTGQVSLERVEDLLRRKPLVESPPDPVPFRGRGRGAVEARGLTVRYPGAVRPALVDVSFRIRPGELVAVVGPVGCGKTSLARALGRMVEVDPGELWIDGYDITSLSLSDLRRQVALVPQEGYLFTASLADNLRYGEPQAPLQAVEQAARDARLEGDIKAFPDGYRTLVGERGITLSGGQRQRTALGRALLVDAPLLVLDDALASVDNTTAAEILRTIRRGQQGGGGTSGVTGGVTDRTILMISHQLSAAAACDRILVLEQGRLVQEGHHDALLAQPGTYRRLWAREQASEQLRAAG, from the coding sequence GTGGGCGGGTTCCGGCTCGATCTGATCAGGCGCTATCTGCGGCCCCACCGGCGCACCGTGCTGATCGGGGCGGCCGCCCTGGTGGTGGTGAACCTGCTGAGCGTGAGCATTCCGCTGCTGGTGCGCGGCGTGATCGACGACCTCCAGGACGGCTTCGCCCTGCGCGATGTGTACCTGCAGGCCGCCCTGATCATGGCCCTGGCCACGGCCATGGGCGCCGTGCGGCTCTATTCGAGGGTGCTGGTGTTCGGGGTGGGGCGCCAGGTGGAGGCCGACCTCAAGCAGCAGATCTTCGACCACCTGCTGCTGCAGGAGCCCGGCTGGGTGCAGAGCACCGGCAGCGGCGAGGTGATCAGCCGCGCCACCAGTGACGTGGAGAACGTGCGCCGCCTGCTCGGCTTCGCCGTGCTCAGCCTCACCAACACCGCCCTGGCCTACGCCCTCACCCTGCCGGCGATGCTGAGCATCGACCCCTGGCTGAGCCTGGCGGCCGTGGGGCTCTACCCGCTGATGCTGATCACGGTGCGCCTGTTCGGCGGCCGCATGATGCGCCAGCAGCGCCGCCAGCAGGAGGCCCTGGCCGGCCTGAGCGATCTGATCCAGGAAGACCTCTCCGGCATCAGCGCCATCAAGATCTACGGCCAGGAGGCCACCGAACAGGAGGCCTTCGCCTGGCGCAACCGCCTCTACCGCGATGCCGCCCTGGGCCTGGCCCGCACCCGCAGCACCCTCTTCCCCCTGCTGGAGGGCATCTCCTCGATCAGCCTGCTGCTGCTGCTGGCCCTGGGCAGTGGCCAGCTGGAGAGCGGCCGGCTCAGCATCGGCAACCTGGTGGCCCTGATCCTGTTCGTGGAGCGGCTGGTGTTCCCCACCGCCCTGCTGGGCTTCACCCTCAACACCTTCCAGACCGGGCAGGTGAGCCTGGAGCGGGTGGAGGACCTGCTGCGCCGCAAGCCCCTGGTGGAGTCGCCCCCCGATCCGGTGCCCTTCCGGGGCCGCGGACGCGGCGCCGTCGAGGCACGCGGCCTCACCGTGCGCTATCCGGGGGCCGTGCGGCCCGCCCTGGTGGACGTGAGCTTCCGGATCCGGCCCGGCGAGCTGGTGGCAGTGGTGGGGCCGGTGGGTTGCGGCAAGACATCCCTGGCCCGCGCCCTGGGCCGGATGGTGGAGGTGGACCCCGGCGAGCTCTGGATCGATGGCTACGACATCACCAGCCTGAGCCTCAGCGACCTGCGCCGGCAGGTGGCCCTGGTACCCCAGGAGGGCTACCTGTTCACCGCCAGCCTGGCCGACAACCTGCGCTACGGCGAACCCCAGGCGCCGCTGCAGGCGGTGGAGCAGGCCGCCCGCGACGCCCGGCTGGAGGGCGACATCAAGGCCTTCCCCGACGGCTACCGCACCCTGGTGGGCGAGCGGGGCATCACCCTCAGCGGCGGCCAGCGCCAGCGCACAGCCCTGGGCCGCGCCCTGCTGGTGGATGCGCCGCTGCTGGTGCTCGATGACGCCCTGGCCAGCGTGGACAACACCACCGCGGCCGAGATCCTGCGCACCATCCGCCGGGGGCAGCAGGGGGGCGGCGGCACCAGTGGGGTCACCGGTGGCGTCACCGACCGCACGATCCTGATGATCAGCCACCAGCTCTCGGCGGCGGCTGCCTGTGATCGGATCCTGGTGCTGGAGCAGGGCCGCCTGGTGCAGGAGGGCCATCACGACGCCCTGCTGGCCCAGCCCGGCACCTACCGGCGGCTGTGGGCCCGCGAACAGGCCTCCGAGCAGCTGCGCGCCGCCGGCTGA